The Cynocephalus volans isolate mCynVol1 chromosome 2, mCynVol1.pri, whole genome shotgun sequence genome window below encodes:
- the PRR14L gene encoding protein PRR14L isoform X2 produces MLSSGVETQPVPLDSSMSAVVQELYSELPVSVSKELHADSEPSVIPGDVKPGASSSLISQSRALPLELQRTHAESCCEETLETVDHGVEPGQCGLLDPTAGGCMAFGILDREKKTKSMELKVFRDQGDQVEVIRDPCEETKEDPCQHSTAAEEKVCPSQEDLLTYSSQELLCVDLPEDFLRNKGNVQITTETLLKSMEEVQGMKVNGTKMDNNEGQKNGNVSKGLSPGCSECPEVDKFMTSGEVSETSTLVSLEPITFVDPGLTEATPKEKECEEIKTYPSWLSLLPGNSAISKMDNGKEELCKLDLVCEADDNHQQVLGHHNEKHSSAHSPTATGNVVAVKPLEENSEVSYFTSCLPGPESRTISLEKCGFEGDGLLKGSAEKTDNSYFDGNDQSKNLASTEENEDQLLNPSNEREELFLINARQAEMDANGHCSGEKETVNSPKENIHNNHCIQGGIRTESSSSLMPDSFTEATEVMFKKKDLKITLGIQGNLTNPEDLRETFTNMSHSDGHSEESNCSSLMQIEEPEQITSIEPNMLGEKIYSRDSNSLVSIQRNLEGNTQLNEASCNDFLFERKSLVSLMPKDQLSPVNEVSKPKKDNAQLPPSPEFDCRTESEKAVQILQDDILCLDEQNTACEMNELSCTNELVVNKVGSECVLNQVSLNSRDHAKLPTDSILNMNKEISLATSENAQQSHNPLLEDGADVIADTQTIPIKAEMKAISPPGDKTCGASSSSPTLNIKPGSLKRKKEIADSRREGLHSRLLSSKKEAAGFPQEVSVIECQNVQSQDISNCHCVRKNVPEENKCSACVAFESSKIILKDDNSLIIECENAFQHSAHHSQRTEDSVESSTHKVNCTSEESGLDGKETKGSLQGDMVRNEMTAGVLNSGASNKTIHTTRHIKPNEEGLKGKEQYIPRETVFCMYNICDCAIQKLSQSANIPRPEKFLDQSVTVMFSTFKNMNRAVETLDQKADEVLDCQSNQNRPVECRNEDKPAKDTLGNDQRETITEPNREASHNQKDLLVSSGSNNRLSSGSTKKDNLKGALESISDCEESTDNMVDIIYPDCSNKPLESVLNMKASSTLDRSARQDRLVFQETSRSTLSQKGEPGAAFIGTTDQASDFPDAAASTMESLEIKKSCREKVCRSLKDCEMEECPDSCGHEMESFADHEPNIRILDRVNVSLNYIFHAQRDKGASLRETQRMTEGSRLEINSEFGKEDTFVISSKDLMSSRCQDENSVLIGTPESTGIMPLCLSAQENSETNINSEETDLKNIFKPKDDDMRCEKVKDYTVLPEMKEGVPRDMNNSSGRDGIYISVKKNACKACHTHENSTDRHLPLTMETETEVKGGETEEHQRRPLGHLTVGEESEKMITREDGDGDNVSKISQAHFNFERMLDDGEKQQSQKVLNYMMKKEEEYIHQQEAHTTLEQCTSSNMLLSGEAQNKNQPKLDKDESTIMKEIILAKLARGNIATQFQKLKNPKEESLCHPLKKDIEFCTGPCLPGAPWKVQDPNAAGYDQICGAFVNTSRQKGMLPLKQQPHRTCKKVSCQEQVSVGRKISEIRSSAFLKSSSDPIPTKAHRLLSSCAVPVPTRLEPETVPTRSLISHIPKQKAAPCHLLRSLNFRKPTKESALLNKLSILASKLAPATKIQKFRYRRCSSELLPVANSCKRFRYKRLLDGFSYNTMQLNPYLAASGWDKTPNSKPLALYSLEAIKMTCIDLNNKTPSLLFGSEIFPVSFHVKPDSDCMTESSKTFPEHCAPARLALGEAPECPSRPPKWTFSFFLSHSYPGMTTFREDSSLHSQAHTQAPPQPPAPLQDYGSTTIVQTRADCSVLGLHTLLALCSPGCYRIWTKKRSFSSHMPTMQRLFMAQFTQGLKGLRSPASIADKVFCSLPYSVGRVLSIWSQHGPSAGSFEISALHSTHSKRQPSLGTTSRLEPPFPALVPKSCLVTESAVSKLLLSASEFQVPGFDELDGVTAACPRPQSSPQEQKEAELEKRPKKVSQIRIRKTIPKPDPNLTPMGLPRPKRLKKKEFSLEEIYTNKNYKSPPANRCLETIFEEPKERNGTLISISQQKRKRVLEFQDFTVPRKRRARVPEEPVQAPFEVSCTF; encoded by the exons GAAATGTACAGATTACAACTGAAACTCTGCTAAAATCCATGGAAGAAGTACAAGGTATGAAGGTCAATGGGACTAAGATGGATAATAATGAAGGACAAAAGAATGGCAATGTGAGTAAAGGTCTCTCACCTGGGTGCAGCGAATGCCCAGAAGTAGACAAATTCATGACCAGTGGTGAGGTTTCAGAAACCAGCACGTTAGTTTCCCTAGAGCCTATAACCTTTGTGGACCCTGGATTAACAGAAGCAACtcctaaagaaaaagaatgtgaagaaataaaaacttatccTTCTTGGTTGTCATTATTACCAGGGAACAGTGCCATTTCCAAAATGGACAATGGGAAGGAAGAGTTGTGTAAATTAGACCTTGTCTGTGAAGCAGATGACAATCACCAACAGGTTCTTGGCCACCATAATGAAAAGCATAGTTCTGCACATAGTCCCACAGCAACAGGAAATGTAGTTGCTGTAAAACCCTTGGAAGAAAATTCTGAAGTTTCATATTTCACATCATGTTTGCCTGGTCCAGAATCCAGAACAATATCCTTAGAAAAATGTGGTTTTGAAGGTGATGGCTTGCTGAAGGGATCTGCTGAAAAGACAGACAATTCCTATTTTGATGGGAATGATCAAAGCAAAAACTTGGCTtctacagaagaaaatgaagaccAGCTTTTGAATCCCAGCAATGAAAGAGAGGAACTCTTTCTTATTAATGCCAGGCAAGCAGAAATGGATGCTAATGGACATTGTTCTGGTGAAAAAGAGACTGTTAattccccaaaagaaaacatCCACAATAACCATTGCATTCAAGGCGGGATCCGTACAGAGAGTTCTAGTTCTTTAATGCCTGATTCTTTTACTGAAGCCACAGaagtaatgtttaaaaagaaagatttgaaaaTCACGTTAGGCATTCAAGGTAACTTGACAAACCCTGAGGACCTTAGAGAAACTTTTACTAATATGAGCCATTCAGATGGACACTCTGAAGAAAGCAATTGTTCCTCCTTGATGCAGATTGAAGAACCAGAGCAAATAACCTCTATAGAGCCCAATATGTTAGGTGAAAAGATTTATAGTAGAGACTCTAACTCCTTAGTCAGCATCCAGAGAAATCTGGAAGGCAATACCCAGTTAAATGAAGCATCAtgtaatgattttttgtttgAAAGAAAATCCCTTGTGAGTTTAATGCCCAAGGATCAGCTCAGTCCTGTAAATGAGGTATCAAAACCCAAGAAAGATAATGCTCAGTTACCACCATCCCCAGAATTCGATTGCAGAACTGAGTCAGAAAAAGCTGTACAAATCTTACAAGATGATATTCTATGTTTAGATGAACAGAATACTGCCTGTGAGATGAATGAACTTTCTTGTACCAATGAACTGGTTGTAAACAAAGTAGGAAGTGAATGTGTTTTAAATCAAGTGTCCCTTAATTCTCGAGACCATGCAAAATTGCCAACTGACTCCATACTAAATATGAACAAAGAGATATCTTTAGCAACAAGTGAAAATGCCCAACAGAGTCATAACCCTCTGTTAGAGGATGGAGCAGATGTCATTGCTGATACCCAAACCATTCCCATTAAGGCAGAAATGAAAGCCATCTCTCCACCAGGTGACAAAACCTGTGGTGCCTCTTCAAGCAGTCCCACCTTAAACATCAAACCAGGaagcctaaaaagaaaaaaagaaatagctgaTTCAAGAAGAGAAGGTCTACATTCCAGGCTTCTCTCAAGTAAGAAAGAAGCAGCTGGCTTTCCTCAAGAGGTCTCTGTAATAGAATGTCAAAATGTTCAGTCTCAGGATATCTCTAACTGTCATTGTGTAAGAAAAAATGTACCTGAAGAGAATAAGTGTTCCGCTTGTGTTGCTTTTGAGTCCAGCAAAATCATTTTGAAAGATGATAACTCTTTGATAATAGAATGTGAAAATGCATTTCAGCACAGTGCTCACCACTCCCAAAGAACAGAAGACTCTGTGGAAAGTAGCACCCATAAAGTGAATTGTACATCAGAGGAAAGTGGACTTGATGGGAAAGAAACTAAAGGCAGCCTTCAAGGAGATATGGTCAGAAACGAAATGACAGCAGGTGTGTTAAATAGTGGAGCTTCAAACAAAACTATTCACACAACCCGTCACATCAAACCCAATGAGGAAGGGCTAAAAGGAAAGGAACAGTATATACCCAGAgagactgtattttgtatgtataATATCTGTGATTGTGCTATACAAAAACTAAGCCAATCTGCAAACATTCCACGTCCTGAAAAGTTTTTGGACCAGTCTGTTACTGTTATGTTCTccacttttaaaaacatgaacCGCGCAGTTGAAACTCTTGATCAGAAGGCAGATGAAGTCCTTGACTGCCAGAGTAACCAAAACAGACCAGTTGAATGCAGAAATGAAGATAAACCAGCTAAGGATACACTAGGTAATGACCAGAGAGAGACCATCACAGAGCCTAACAGAGAGGCAAGCCACAACCAAAAGGATCTGCTCGTCAGTTCAGGCAGTAATAATCGACTGTCTTCTGGTAGCACAAAGAAAGACAATTTGAAAGGAGCCTTGGAAAGTATTTCTGATTGTGAAGAATCCACAGACAATATGGTAGACATCATTTACCCAGACTGTAGTAATAAGCCTTTAGAAAGTGTGCTGAACATGAAAGCATCTAGTACACTTGATAGGAGTGCAAGGCAAGATAGACTGGTATTCCAAGAAACCTCAAGGAGTACCTTGTCTCAGAAAGGAGAACCAGGTGCTGCATTTATAGGCACGACTGACCAGGCCTCAGATTTCCCAGATGCTGCTGCTTCTACAATGGAAtctcttgaaataaaaaaatcatgtagAGAGAAAGTATGCAGATCTTTAAAAGACTGTGAAATGGAAGAGTGTCCAGACTCTTGTGGCCATGAGATGGAGTCTTTTGCAGATCATGAGCCAAATATAAGAATATTGGATAGAGTAAATGtgtctttaaattatatttttcatgcaCAGCGAGATAAAGGAGCATCTTTGAGagaaacacaaagaatgactgaAGGATCAAGACTAGAAATAAATTCTGAGTTTGGCAAGGAAGATACCTTTGTAATTTCTTCAAAAGATTTGATGTCTTCTAGATGCCAAGATGAGAATTCTGTTCTCATAGGGACCCCAGAATCCACTGGGATAATGCCTTTGTGTCTGTCTGCTCAAGAAAATTCAGAAACTAATATTAATAGTGAAGAAACTgacctgaaaaatatttttaagccaaAAGATGATGACATGCGTTGTGAGAAAGTAAAGGACTATACAGTCCTGCCTGAGATGAAGGAAGGAGTACCAAGGGATATGAATAATTCTAGTGGAAGAGATGGCATATACATCAGCGTGAAAAAGAATGCTTGCAAAGCTTGTCACACTCATGAGAATTCCACTGATAGACATTTGCCTTTGACAATGGAAACAGAAACTGAAGTGAAAGGAGGAGAAACTGAAGAACATCAGAGGAGACCATTGGGTCATTTAACTGTTGGAGAGGAATCTGAGAAGATGATTACCAGagaagatggtgatggtgataatgtGAGCAAAATTTCTCAGGCCCACTTTAACTTTGAGAGGATGCTTGATGATGGTGAAAAACAACAAAGCCAGAAGGTTTTGAACTATATgatgaagaaggaagaggaataTATACATCAACAAGAAGCACATACAACATTGGAACAATGCACATCATCTAATATGTTGTTGTCAGGTGAGGCACAAAATAAGAACCAACCTAAGCTTGACAAAGATGAGtccaccataatgaaagaaattatcCTAGCAAAGCTGGCCAGAGGCAACATAGCCACACAGTTTCAAAAGTTGAAAAACCCAAAGGAGGAAAGCTTATGTCATCCACTAAAGAAAGACATTGAGTTTTGCACAGGTCCTTGCCTTCCTGGGGCCCCCTGGAAAGTGCAAGATCCCAATGCTGCTGGGTATGATCAAATCTGTGGTGCCTTTGTGAACACTTCACGTCAGAAAGGAATGCTTCCCTTGAAGCAGCAGCCCCATCGAACATGTAAGAAAGTTTCCTGTCAGGAACAAGTTAGTGTGGggagaaaaataagtgaaatcagaagttctgcctttttaaaaagttcctctGATCCCATCCCCACAAAAGCACACAGACTTCTTAGTTCATGTGCTGTGCCTGTACCCACTCGATTGGAACCCGAAACAGTACCTACCAGGAGCTTGATTAGCCACATACCAAAGCAGAAGGCTGCTCCATGCCATCTCTTGAGGAGCCTAAATTTTCGGAAGCCTACCAAAGAATCAGCCTTATTAAACAAGCTGTCCATCCTTGCCTCCAAACTGGCCCCAGCCACAAAGATACAGAAATTCCGATATCGGCGGTGTTCCTCTGAACTTCTTCCAGTGGCTAACAGCTGTAAGCGCTTCAGATATAAAAGGCTCCTGGATGGATTTTCATACAATACAATGCAGCTGAATCCATATTTAGCAGCTAGTGGATGGGATAAGACGCCTAACAGTAAGCCCTTGGCACTTTATTCTCTTGAAGCCATCAAAATGACCTGCATAGATCTGAACAACAAAACACCATCACTGCTCTTTGGCTCTGAAATCTTCCCAGTATCCTTTCACGTGAAACCAGACTCAGATTGCATGACTGAGTCCTCAAAGACTTTTCCTGAGCACTGTGCTCCAGCAAGGCTTGCCTTAGGAGAAGCCCCCGAATGCCCATCTCGACCTCCCAAGTggaccttttctttcttcttgtcccACAGTTACCCTGGGATGACCACATTCAGGGAAGACTCTAGCCTCCATAGTCAGGCACACACTCAGGCTCCTCCACAGCCTCCAGCTCCTCTCCAGGACTATGGAAGCACTACCATAGTCCAGACTAGAGCAGACTGCTCTGTCCTTGGCCTTCACACACTTCTAGCACTTTGTTCCCCAGGATGTTACCGAATCTGGACAAAAAAACGGAGCTTCTCCAGTCACATGCCTACCATGCAGAGGCTCTTCATGGCCCAGTTTACACAGGGCTTGAAAGGATTAAGGTCTCCAGCCTCCATAGCAGACAAGGTCTTCTGTTCTCTGCCCTACTCGGTGGGCAGAGTGCTGTCCATTTGGAGCCAGCATGGGCCTTCTGCCGGCTCCTTTGAAATTTCTGCTCTTCATTCCACTCACAGCAAGCGGCAGCCAAGTCTGGGTACAACAAGCAG GTTAGAACCTCCATTCCCTGCCTTGGTACCAAAGTCTTGCTTGGTAACAGAATCAGCTGTCAGCAAGCTCCTGCTTTCAGCCTCTGAGTTCCAAGTCCCTGGATTTGATGAGCTGGATGGTGTGACAGCAGCATGTCCCCGACCACAGAGCAGCccccaggaacagaaagag GCTGAGCTGGAGAAGAGGCCAAAGAAAGTCTCACAGATTCGTATCCGAAAAACCATTCCTAAGCCAGATCCTAACCTTACCCCTATGGGCCTTCCTCGACCCAAAAG gttAAAGAAGAAGGAGTTTAGTTTAGAAGAAATATATACCAACAAGAATTATAAGTCTCCTCCTGCAAATAG GTGTTTAGAGACTATCTTTGAGGAACCCAAGGAACGAAATGGTACGCTAATTTCAATCAGCCAACAAAAGAGGAAGCGAGTTCTAGAATTTCAGGATTTTACAGTCCCACGAAAGAGGAGAGCTCGAG TGCCAGAGGAGCCCGTCCAGGCCCCGTTTGAAGTAAGTTGCACTTTTTAA